The Candidatus Neomarinimicrobiota bacterium genomic sequence CCGGCGGGATTTTAATCATATCACCGGCACTCACTTCAATCTGCTCATCGTTTATCTGCATGACACCCGAACCTTTCAGAAAAATATACACTTCATCCTGCGTCTCATGCTTGTGCATGAAAGTGTATCCGCGCCCGGCGGGAAAATTGAACACGCCGATGCCGACACCTTTCAGATTCAGATCTTTCCGCAGTAGAGTCAGCCACTGTGGCGGATTCTCAAAATCAAGATGGTATTTTGAATACATTGTTACTTTTGAAAAATATAATTATCATTTGCGAAGGATTTGAATTCGAGTGCATTTCCGCTCGGATCCATCAGAAACATCGTTCTCTGTTCGCCGGGTTTTCCATCAAATCGTATTCGCGGTTCGATCAAAAACTGAATGCCGGATTTTCGAATGCGGTCTTTAAGCTCTTCCCACTCGGATGATTCGAGTATAACCCCAAAGTGACGAACCGGCACCGCGTTACCATCCACAGGGTTTTTTTG encodes the following:
- a CDS encoding cupin domain-containing protein translates to MYSKYHLDFENPPQWLTLLRKDLNLKGVGIGVFNFPAGRGYTFMHKHETQDEVYIFLKGSGVMQINDEQIEVSAGDMIKIPPEGKRALSASDTEDIVGICVGGIPTTEFPRKENSRAVFDDGIPLFDELPLWYEGNKKVKMINEKMKKREGNK
- a CDS encoding VOC family protein, giving the protein MRSIRPFHVAFPVRDLEEARTFYAQTLGCSTGRESNLWIDFNLFGHQIVAHLSLEETKEVQKNPVDGNAVPVRHFGVILESSEWEELKDRIRKSGIQFLIEPRIRFDGKPGEQRTMFLMDPSGNALEFKSFANDNYIFQK